TCGTCGATCCCAATCGCCGTAACCGCTCCCCACGGGCGATTCACGATCCCCCAGATCACGGCATGTCGCACCGATCGAAACACGCTTTGCCAACTCGTGCGAAAGACGACCGCGACCTCCTGCCAGGAGAGACGCTTGGCCCAAGCCGCCAGAAACCACCGATATGTTTTCGTCAAATGGCATTGACCCTCACCCCAAGGAACCTGCTCCACCGTAACACCGCAACGCCGACAATCGACACGACGCATCCGGTACACGAAGTACACAGCGATAGCCCACAAAGGAACAAACTCGAATCGACGGGGCTTCAAGCGATCGTATTGTGGACCTGGACGACCACAACCTGAGCAG
This Schlesneria paludicola DSM 18645 DNA region includes the following protein-coding sequences:
- a CDS encoding transposase, whose amino-acid sequence is MQLKTILNHVEKHKSFVYGTIAFCGKGDDLAIEVSIQSRRNSRPICSGCGRPGPQYDRLKPRRFEFVPLWAIAVYFVYRMRRVDCRRCGVTVEQVPWGEGQCHLTKTYRWFLAAWAKRLSWQEVAVVFRTSWQSVFRSVRHAVIWGIVNRPWGAVTAIGIDEIAWRKGHKYLTLVYQIDDGCKRLLWIGRERTEASLTKFFRILPDDVRQG